In a genomic window of Bacteroidetes bacterium SB0662_bin_6:
- the pyk gene encoding pyruvate kinase: MRRRTKIVCTLGPSSSDPGTIRELIRAGMDIARLNFSHGSHDDHARLIRYVREAADDQEKVVPILQDLQGPKIRLGQVGNGAIPISKGQRLTLTAEPIEYGTAERVQVTYDLLAKDVSVGGRILIDDGLLELQVVDIIDSDVVTEVIVGGPLSSRKGVNLPDIKTSAPALTAKDQRDLAFGLSQDVDMIALSFVRDESDIIDLLQRIRASGKDIMALAKIEKPEAVRRFDAVLEASEGIMVARGDLGIEMPISQVPSTQKMIIHKCIVAGKPVITATQMLESMISNPRPMRAEASDVANAVLDGSDAVMLSGETAVGKHPVRVVEVMSRIVEEAERHRWQYQSPLSKPVERRFISEDVTESVSFTAVDLAEQVGAVAIACLTATGTTARAIARHRPGMPLHAFTDDERVMRRLHLLWGTTSFLIPFQRGTDEGVQIVHSVLREQGLVRSGDLIVITAGMPLPAKGRTNMIQVSRI; encoded by the coding sequence ATGAGGCGACGCACCAAAATTGTTTGTACTCTGGGACCGTCTTCGTCCGATCCCGGCACGATCCGGGAGTTGATTCGGGCGGGTATGGATATTGCCCGGCTCAACTTTTCTCACGGCAGCCACGATGATCATGCGCGGCTTATCCGTTATGTGCGTGAGGCCGCTGACGACCAGGAGAAAGTGGTGCCCATCCTGCAGGATCTGCAGGGCCCCAAAATCCGGCTTGGGCAGGTCGGGAACGGCGCCATTCCCATCAGCAAGGGGCAGCGGTTGACGCTGACCGCCGAACCCATCGAATATGGCACGGCAGAGCGGGTGCAGGTTACGTACGACCTGCTGGCCAAGGATGTCAGTGTGGGCGGGCGTATCCTGATCGACGACGGCTTGCTCGAATTGCAGGTAGTTGACATTATCGACTCCGATGTCGTTACCGAGGTGATTGTCGGCGGGCCCTTGTCTTCCCGCAAAGGGGTCAATCTGCCCGACATCAAAACGTCTGCGCCGGCGCTTACTGCAAAAGATCAGCGCGACCTTGCGTTCGGCTTGTCACAGGATGTGGATATGATCGCCCTGTCGTTCGTGCGCGACGAGTCCGACATAATCGACTTGCTGCAACGTATTCGTGCGTCGGGCAAAGATATCATGGCGTTAGCCAAAATCGAGAAACCGGAAGCTGTTCGCCGTTTCGATGCTGTCCTGGAGGCAAGCGAGGGTATCATGGTGGCGCGCGGGGATCTGGGTATTGAAATGCCTATCTCACAGGTACCGTCCACGCAGAAAATGATCATTCACAAGTGTATTGTGGCTGGCAAACCGGTGATTACGGCAACGCAGATGCTCGAGAGCATGATCAGCAACCCTCGTCCGATGCGGGCCGAGGCAAGCGATGTCGCCAATGCGGTGCTTGACGGGAGTGACGCGGTTATGCTTTCCGGCGAAACGGCGGTGGGGAAACATCCGGTCCGGGTCGTCGAAGTCATGTCCCGGATTGTTGAGGAAGCCGAACGGCATCGATGGCAATACCAGAGCCCGCTTTCCAAGCCCGTGGAGCGGCGTTTTATCTCCGAGGACGTTACGGAATCGGTAAGCTTTACGGCGGTTGATCTGGCCGAGCAGGTAGGGGCCGTCGCCATCGCTTGTCTTACGGCTACGGGAACTACGGCGCGTGCAATCGCCCGTCATCGTCCCGGGATGCCTCTTCATGCGTTCACCGATGACGAAAGAGTGATGCGCCGGTTGCATCTTCTCTGGGGAACCACATCGTTCCTGATCCCGTTCCAGCGGGGTACCGACGAAGGGGTCCAGATTGTCCACTCCGTTTTGCGGGAGCAAGGCCTTGTCCGTTCCGGGGACCTGATCGTCATTACGGCAGGGATGCCGTTGCCCGCAAAGGGGCGAACCAACATGATTCAGGTAAGCCGCATATAG
- the hisI gene encoding phosphoribosyl-AMP cyclohydrolase: MDRNELLEQVKFGPDGLVAALAQDHETGEVLMLAWMNRDTLQRTLEENVMTYWSRSRQEIWVKGQTSGHIQEVKEIRIDCDGDALLFKVRQHGGAACHTGRKSCFYRRYEHARLITDSERVFDPDEVYG, translated from the coding sequence ATGGACAGGAATGAATTGCTCGAACAAGTAAAATTCGGTCCCGACGGACTGGTTGCGGCACTTGCGCAAGACCACGAAACGGGCGAGGTGCTGATGCTTGCCTGGATGAATCGGGACACCCTGCAACGCACACTCGAAGAGAACGTCATGACGTATTGGAGCCGCTCTCGTCAGGAAATCTGGGTGAAGGGGCAAACCAGCGGTCATATTCAGGAGGTTAAGGAAATTCGGATCGATTGCGACGGCGATGCGCTTCTCTTTAAGGTGAGGCAGCATGGAGGAGCTGCCTGTCACACCGGGCGCAAGTCATGTTTTTATCGCCGGTATGAACATGCACGTCTTATTACGGACAGCGAGCGCGTGTTTGATCCGGATGAAGTGTACGGATAG
- the yidD gene encoding membrane protein insertion efficiency factor YidD translates to MHRVITYVVRIPRIFLKGLVRFYQYVLSPHMPSSCRYTPSCSEYAVEALEKYGALKGTVLVIHRLLRCAPWGRGGYDPPRWYNEKEVAKHP, encoded by the coding sequence ATGCACCGCGTGATCACATATGTGGTACGTATTCCACGCATTTTCCTCAAGGGACTGGTGCGCTTCTACCAGTACGTGCTGTCTCCGCATATGCCGTCCAGCTGCCGCTACACGCCCTCATGTTCGGAATACGCCGTGGAAGCTCTCGAGAAATACGGAGCATTGAAAGGAACGGTGCTGGTTATTCATCGCCTCCTGCGATGTGCTCCATGGGGCCGGGGAGGATACGATCCACCGCGCTGGTATAACGAAAAAGAAGTGGCGAAGCATCCGTGA
- a CDS encoding MogA/MoaB family molybdenum cofactor biosynthesis protein has translation MSYDEHKQAAQNTPVRAGVITVSDTRTEATDTSGRYIVESLAAAGVEIIEARIVPDIPERIESALDELVTHCEVIVTTGGTGISRRDTTIEVVTRKFERTLPGFGEIFRMLSYEEIGSGAMLSRAVAGMWSNVLVFSLPGSSHAVRLAIDQLILPEIHHLVWEMIRQ, from the coding sequence GTGAGCTACGACGAACACAAGCAAGCCGCTCAAAACACCCCCGTGCGCGCCGGGGTGATCACGGTCAGCGATACGCGGACGGAAGCAACGGATACCAGCGGTCGATACATCGTGGAAAGCCTCGCGGCAGCCGGGGTCGAGATCATAGAGGCCCGTATCGTACCCGACATCCCGGAACGCATCGAGTCAGCCCTGGATGAACTGGTCACGCACTGCGAGGTAATCGTGACCACGGGCGGCACGGGCATCAGCCGGCGGGACACAACCATTGAGGTGGTAACCCGGAAATTCGAGCGAACGCTGCCGGGATTCGGCGAAATTTTTCGGATGCTTTCCTATGAGGAAATCGGATCAGGCGCCATGCTTTCGCGCGCTGTTGCAGGAATGTGGAGCAATGTGCTTGTCTTTTCCCTTCCGGGTTCATCGCATGCCGTGCGCCTGGCAATCGACCAATTGATCCTGCCGGAAATTCATCATCTCGTCTGGGAAATGATCCGGCAATAA
- a CDS encoding cysteine--tRNA ligase, translating into MPEKIFRMYNSLTRSTETIEPAQSGHLRFYACGPTVYSYAHIGNFRSFLTADLVLRTAQAIGWKTTYVTNITDVGHLTEDDIADAEGEDRMTKALRSKEGERFANIWDLARYYTNTLLSDWQALNLREPDVRPRATDHVAQQIRDVARLLEKGHAYETAQGVYFSVTSFPEYGKLSGNVLSNPLDEGVRDVVQDPEKRDARDFALWKKDPGHLMVWHSPWGWGFPGWHIECSTMAQAYLGASFDLHTGGEDNKFPHHECEIAQAECLTGKPFARYWLHTRFLQVEGEKMAKSAGNFFTVRELVGSESEGGHGIHPLALRLALISGQYRKPLNFTFDQLQASAKHIQRFEEAIDLAEHGIARGAPGKNHLAEPLEKLYERALDAMLDDLNTPEAIAASIEGAKLILRSGQELSEGPAQSAKTWLDNINSLLGIVHQETLREARQTPEGDAAENMFAREVEELLRQRAEARTQRDFERADALRDQLDEMNVEIMDTPEGTRWRRKITGSVS; encoded by the coding sequence ATGCCGGAAAAAATCTTCCGCATGTATAATTCGCTGACGCGAAGCACGGAGACCATCGAGCCGGCCCAGTCAGGCCACCTGCGATTCTACGCGTGCGGCCCCACGGTCTATTCCTATGCCCATATCGGGAATTTCCGCTCGTTTCTGACCGCCGATCTCGTGCTGCGAACCGCGCAAGCCATCGGATGGAAAACGACCTATGTTACCAACATCACGGATGTGGGACACCTGACCGAAGACGACATCGCGGATGCGGAAGGGGAAGACCGCATGACGAAAGCGCTGCGATCGAAGGAAGGGGAACGCTTTGCAAATATATGGGACCTGGCGCGCTATTATACAAACACGCTGCTGTCCGACTGGCAGGCGCTCAATCTCCGCGAACCCGATGTGCGCCCGCGAGCTACAGATCACGTAGCACAGCAAATCCGTGATGTAGCACGGCTATTGGAAAAGGGGCATGCCTATGAAACGGCGCAGGGCGTCTATTTCTCGGTGACTTCCTTCCCGGAATACGGCAAGTTGTCCGGCAATGTATTGTCGAACCCTTTGGACGAAGGCGTTCGCGATGTGGTGCAGGACCCGGAAAAAAGAGATGCACGCGATTTTGCGCTGTGGAAGAAGGATCCCGGCCATCTTATGGTATGGCACAGCCCATGGGGATGGGGCTTTCCGGGATGGCATATCGAATGTTCCACTATGGCGCAGGCCTATCTCGGAGCGTCTTTCGATCTGCACACAGGAGGCGAGGATAACAAATTCCCCCATCACGAATGTGAAATCGCGCAGGCTGAATGCCTCACCGGCAAGCCGTTTGCCCGGTACTGGCTGCACACGCGCTTCTTGCAGGTGGAAGGCGAAAAGATGGCTAAAAGCGCGGGAAATTTTTTCACCGTCCGCGAGCTCGTCGGCTCCGAATCGGAAGGAGGACACGGTATCCATCCTCTCGCGCTTCGCCTTGCGCTGATCTCGGGGCAATACCGGAAACCCCTCAATTTTACCTTCGATCAACTCCAGGCGTCTGCAAAACATATCCAGCGGTTCGAGGAGGCCATAGACCTCGCAGAGCATGGGATCGCTCGCGGCGCACCCGGCAAGAACCATCTGGCGGAACCGCTTGAGAAATTGTACGAACGGGCACTTGACGCCATGCTGGACGATCTGAATACGCCGGAAGCCATCGCCGCCTCCATCGAGGGAGCAAAATTGATCCTGAGGTCCGGGCAGGAGCTCAGCGAGGGCCCGGCGCAATCCGCAAAAACCTGGCTGGATAACATCAATAGCCTGCTGGGGATTGTGCATCAGGAAACTCTCCGAGAAGCAAGGCAAACCCCTGAAGGCGACGCTGCAGAGAACATGTTTGCCCGGGAGGTGGAAGAATTGCTGCGTCAACGCGCCGAAGCCCGGACACAGCGCGATTTCGAGCGGGCCGATGCCCTCCGGGACCAACTCGACGAGATGAATGTCGAAATTATGGATACTCCGGAAGGTACGCGGTGGCGCCGCAAAATAACCGGTTCTGTTTCATAG
- the hemB gene encoding porphobilinogen synthase, translating to MRIRPRRLRANSGIRRLARETHLATDHLIAPLFVVEGKGIREEIASMPGQYRLSLDEMAKEVRELAELGIPGIALFPKIEDALKDVQGSASLDPEGLIPRAIRAAKEAAGTMLVITDVALDPYSSDGHDGIVKKGRVQNDETLELLAGMAVVQADAGADIVAPSDMMDGRVKTIRNALDAHEHTEVAILSYTAKYASAFYGPFRDALDSAPRTGRHIPADKKTYQMDPANGEEALRELELDLAEGADMVMVKPALPYLDVIYRLRQYSTVPVAAYNVSGEYAMLAAAARNGWIDRQKAMMESLTAIRRAGADIILTYFAKEAAKHLN from the coding sequence ATGCGTATCCGCCCGCGAAGACTACGAGCGAATTCCGGCATACGCCGATTGGCCCGGGAGACCCATCTTGCGACAGATCACCTCATTGCACCGTTGTTCGTGGTCGAAGGCAAGGGAATCCGCGAGGAAATCGCCTCCATGCCTGGTCAATACCGGTTGAGTCTCGATGAAATGGCAAAGGAAGTGCGTGAACTGGCCGAACTCGGCATTCCGGGTATTGCGCTATTTCCGAAGATCGAGGATGCATTGAAGGATGTGCAAGGAAGTGCATCGCTGGATCCGGAGGGCCTTATCCCGCGAGCCATTCGGGCGGCCAAAGAGGCGGCGGGGACGATGCTGGTCATCACGGACGTGGCCCTGGATCCGTACTCTTCGGACGGTCACGACGGAATCGTGAAAAAAGGACGCGTACAAAACGATGAAACCCTGGAACTGCTGGCCGGCATGGCCGTCGTGCAAGCCGATGCAGGGGCAGATATCGTCGCCCCGTCGGATATGATGGACGGGCGGGTGAAAACGATCCGCAACGCACTGGATGCCCACGAACATACAGAGGTCGCCATCCTTTCCTACACGGCCAAATATGCATCCGCCTTCTACGGCCCCTTCCGGGATGCCCTTGATTCTGCGCCGAGGACCGGCAGACACATCCCCGCAGACAAAAAAACGTACCAGATGGACCCCGCCAATGGAGAGGAAGCGCTTCGCGAACTCGAACTGGACCTTGCAGAAGGAGCCGATATGGTGATGGTTAAACCTGCCCTCCCTTACCTGGACGTGATTTACCGGTTGCGACAATATTCGACCGTCCCCGTAGCCGCATACAATGTAAGCGGGGAATACGCTATGCTTGCCGCAGCGGCGCGAAACGGATGGATTGACCGGCAGAAAGCCATGATGGAATCACTGACGGCTATCCGGCGGGCCGGAGCCGACATTATCCTGACGTATTTCGCAAAAGAAGCCGCAAAACACCTGAACTGA
- a CDS encoding TrkH family potassium uptake protein: protein MLLHIKAVFATLGVLLMFLGAALLLPMVVGVYYGEAAWWTFGVTAAFSCLTGFVMWRGLKNFSGDLGIREGFAVVGLSWFVLSLVGSVPFVLGGVLDSYADAFFETMSGFTTTGATILGGGGNPAISEIPHAFLFWRSLAQWLGGMGIIVLTLAILPILGIGGMQLFKAEVPGPSADKITPRVRETARRLWFIYVGFTVAQVLLLLPAMSLFDSINHAFTTMATGGFSTQDSSIGEYGSAYVEWVITVFMFIGGVNFVLHYHMLKGRAGLLFRDGEFRVYAAIALVAMLLVAIGIWDTTVGAMPWAGREAGAFEGYATLSDALRRAAFQTVAIMTSTGYTIADYQIWPPLGVGIIFLLFFCGGMAGSTSGGVKIIRHMLMFKNSFREIRQLLHPAAVIHVRLGGDVVPKDILSNVLSFIVLYVGGIGFGTMIMFVLGLDLLSAFSAAIASVGNIGPAFGSLGPTGNYADIPVLGKWVLSFLMMAGRLELFTVLILLAPAFWKR from the coding sequence ATGCTTCTTCATATAAAGGCTGTTTTCGCCACCCTTGGCGTGTTGCTCATGTTTCTGGGGGCGGCTTTGCTGTTGCCCATGGTCGTTGGGGTATACTATGGCGAGGCGGCGTGGTGGACGTTCGGTGTTACGGCAGCGTTTTCCTGCCTGACCGGATTTGTGATGTGGCGCGGCCTGAAGAATTTTTCCGGGGATCTCGGCATACGAGAGGGGTTTGCCGTCGTGGGCCTTTCCTGGTTTGTGTTGTCGCTGGTCGGCTCGGTCCCATTCGTGCTGGGCGGTGTACTGGATTCCTACGCCGACGCCTTTTTTGAAACGATGAGCGGGTTTACCACGACCGGCGCCACGATCCTGGGTGGAGGTGGAAATCCGGCGATATCGGAGATTCCCCATGCCTTTTTGTTCTGGCGGAGCCTTGCCCAATGGTTGGGGGGTATGGGCATTATCGTGCTCACCCTTGCGATTCTGCCGATTCTGGGCATCGGCGGCATGCAGCTTTTCAAAGCGGAAGTCCCGGGGCCGTCCGCTGACAAAATTACCCCCCGCGTACGCGAAACGGCCCGGCGGTTGTGGTTCATCTATGTCGGTTTTACAGTGGCTCAGGTCCTGCTTCTGCTGCCGGCCATGTCGCTTTTCGACAGCATTAATCATGCCTTCACCACGATGGCCACCGGCGGGTTTTCCACGCAGGACAGTTCGATCGGGGAGTATGGTTCCGCCTATGTGGAGTGGGTCATTACCGTATTCATGTTTATCGGGGGCGTGAATTTTGTTTTGCATTACCACATGTTGAAGGGGCGCGCTGGTCTGCTTTTCAGGGACGGCGAGTTTCGGGTGTATGCGGCCATTGCTCTTGTGGCGATGCTGCTTGTCGCCATTGGTATCTGGGACACGACGGTGGGCGCCATGCCATGGGCCGGGCGCGAAGCGGGCGCCTTCGAGGGGTATGCGACGCTGTCGGATGCGTTACGCCGAGCAGCCTTTCAGACGGTTGCCATCATGACAAGCACCGGGTACACCATTGCGGACTATCAGATATGGCCGCCGCTTGGCGTAGGTATCATATTTCTATTGTTTTTTTGTGGCGGCATGGCTGGCTCGACATCCGGCGGGGTCAAAATTATCCGGCACATGCTGATGTTCAAAAACTCCTTCCGTGAGATCAGGCAATTATTGCATCCTGCGGCAGTCATTCACGTGCGGTTGGGCGGAGATGTCGTTCCCAAAGACATTTTGAGCAACGTACTTTCGTTCATTGTGCTCTACGTGGGGGGGATCGGGTTTGGTACGATGATCATGTTTGTGCTGGGCCTTGATCTCCTCAGTGCATTCAGCGCCGCCATTGCAAGTGTCGGCAATATCGGCCCGGCCTTCGGTTCGCTCGGCCCTACCGGCAATTATGCGGACATTCCTGTACTTGGGAAGTGGGTGCTTTCTTTTCTGATGATGGCCGGCCGACTCGAGTTGTTTACCGTGCTCATCCTGCTGGCTCCGGCGTTCTGGAAGCGGTGA
- the trkA gene encoding Trk system potassium transporter TrkA, producing MRIIVVGAGEVGYDVARMLSREEHDVVVIDQDADAIRQVHEKLDVMVIVGNGTSSEVLDEAGITRADMLIAVTPVDEVNIIACMLADRLGVSTTIARVRSDEITRAQSVLKTSDFGIDLVIHPEESAANEVVWLVRRASATDILDFADGRLQLMGLRIDPDAPVAGKKLQDIAAAHSHVQFRVMGISRGARTIIPGGSDTLRQGDQVFVLALPKYMGYISAMMGKAETRANHIMILGGTAVGVGVASQFGCEKNKTVKLVEPNKERAAKLAEILKNVLVIHGAATDIDLLVQEGLGEMDAFVAVTDDEESNLVTCLMAKHLGVRKTVALLSKNTYIPISQSIGLDAAVSKKLAVSREIHRYLRGTHVRSVATIHGLDAQIVEIEAKPRSWISQKPLRELQLLSGALIGAVLHEGEVFIATGDTHITAGDQAIVFAMPSRMDDIERKFAAKS from the coding sequence TTGCGCATAATTGTCGTAGGAGCCGGTGAAGTAGGCTACGATGTGGCCCGTATGCTGTCACGCGAGGAGCATGACGTCGTGGTCATCGACCAGGATGCCGACGCCATCCGTCAGGTTCATGAAAAACTCGACGTGATGGTCATTGTCGGCAATGGTACATCCTCGGAGGTGCTTGATGAGGCAGGTATAACCAGGGCGGATATGCTGATCGCTGTAACGCCCGTGGACGAAGTGAATATCATTGCCTGTATGCTGGCGGACCGACTCGGTGTATCCACGACGATTGCCCGTGTCCGGTCTGATGAAATCACTCGTGCCCAGTCTGTGCTCAAGACGAGCGATTTCGGGATTGATCTTGTCATTCACCCGGAAGAAAGCGCCGCCAATGAAGTGGTGTGGCTGGTGCGCCGCGCCAGCGCCACCGACATTCTCGATTTCGCCGATGGCCGGTTGCAGTTGATGGGTCTCCGGATTGATCCTGATGCCCCCGTTGCGGGAAAAAAACTCCAGGATATAGCGGCGGCCCATAGCCATGTGCAGTTTCGCGTAATGGGCATTAGCCGGGGCGCTCGTACGATTATTCCCGGGGGCAGCGATACGCTCCGGCAAGGTGATCAGGTTTTTGTGCTTGCCCTGCCGAAATACATGGGATATATATCTGCTATGATGGGCAAGGCGGAGACCCGGGCAAATCACATCATGATTCTTGGCGGAACCGCAGTGGGTGTGGGGGTCGCTTCCCAGTTCGGATGCGAAAAGAACAAGACCGTGAAACTTGTGGAGCCAAACAAGGAGCGGGCGGCGAAACTGGCGGAGATATTGAAGAATGTGCTCGTCATCCACGGCGCCGCCACCGATATAGATTTACTGGTTCAGGAGGGGCTGGGTGAAATGGATGCCTTTGTAGCGGTGACGGATGACGAGGAATCGAATCTGGTTACCTGTCTCATGGCAAAGCATCTCGGCGTCAGGAAAACCGTAGCGTTGCTTTCCAAGAATACGTACATCCCGATCAGTCAGAGTATCGGCCTGGATGCAGCTGTCAGTAAAAAACTGGCTGTATCCCGAGAGATTCACCGTTATCTGCGTGGAACGCATGTGCGGAGCGTGGCCACCATACATGGTCTGGATGCCCAGATCGTCGAAATCGAGGCTAAACCCCGGTCGTGGATATCCCAAAAGCCTCTCAGAGAATTGCAACTGCTGTCTGGCGCACTCATTGGCGCCGTATTACATGAAGGCGAAGTATTCATTGCCACTGGAGATACGCACATAACCGCCGGGGATCAGGCTATCGTGTTCGCCATGCCTTCTCGCATGGACGACATCGAGCGCAAGTTTGCCGCAAAATCGTGA